The Microbacterium natoriense genomic interval ACCAGTCCAAGGAGCGTTTCGAGGAGACGGTTAGCTTGAGCTGTTCCTCCCATGGCATCTCTTGCGTTCCAAGCTCTACTCAACAGCAGAAGGAAGACACCGCCCTGAACGGCCGGACGGTGATTCCCGTTGTGCCTGTTAAGTAGCATGTCAATTGTCAACATGATCTCGTCGCACATGGGGCCGGTGCGCCCGCCTCTTGTGTCCGCGACAATCACGTCTCCCAGGCCGGGGACCCTCCGCACAAGATCACCGATCTCCAGTACCCAATTTCGAAGTGCGTCGGAGCGTCCGGAACGCATGAGGGCGCGTTCCGCATGTGCGCGGAGCTGCGCGATGTCGTCTCGATAGACATGACGCAACAGATCCGTCCGGCTGGGAAAGTGTCTATATAGAGTTCCTGCTCCCACCCCAGCCTTTTGCGCGATGACGTTGTACGATACGTGAGGATCGTCTGATATCGCTTTCCGTGCGATAAGGGCGATGTGCTCACGGTTGTGACGCGCGTCACTACGTACTAGACGACGCCTCATTTGCTCACTCATCTCTTCCTGTCCCCCTGCGTAGATGGCGGCGGAGACACTCTTCAGAGCGTCATGAGAAGGCTACTCTCGGAAGCTCGCCCGGTGACTAACCGATCCTCGCCCTTCGGATGTTCTTGTCGCACTGCATGCGGCGCCGTCCAGGCGTGAGTTCCCATCACACTCGCCTTCAGAAGGCTCTTCCTGACCATCGCATCTGGTCCTGATGTAGTCGTTGGTTCCGCCGCATTAGAGGTCAGCGTCACTTCTCGAACGTCGGGTCCAACCTGACGTGGCGCACTGCAGAGAGGCCCGATGTGGGGGATCCGACGTCGGTCGTGAGAGTTCGAGCGAGGTGACCCGAGCGCACGGGTGTGCCGCGCCGCGATCACGCGGCGAGCGGTCATCCGTCCGGTTGCCGTTAGGGGCCAAAGTGCACAGTCACAGCAACGTGAAGGCCCGATGGCTGGCGGTGAACAAGACGGAACTCTCGCCCGCGCAGCCTGCGCGCGTCATCGACAGATAGGCACCGAATGCGCTGCGCAGCCGTCGGGCCAGACACAAGAACCTCCGCCCTCAACCCGATCGAGCGCGCAATGCCCCAACTTCCGCGACCCACTAGGGGGCGCGGCGCCACCACGGCGACCATGCGGATGGATCCCTTGGAGAGCGGCGTTAGCGCACGCCGGTCACACGCTTCTCGCATTCGGCCGTGCCGTTGGTGCGCTGTGCAACTACGAACAGCGCCACTCCGGCAACCAGGATGATCCCGGTCATGGTCCCCATCACTCCCACGCTGGCGATCGCCTCCGGGAGCGGCGCCCGTACTAACAGCGTTGCGAGATACACCGGTACGGTGAGCAGCAGGCTCGTCCCGGATATTCTCATGAGGTAGCTACCCAACTCGGCGAGCTCGTTGCGCTTCTTTGTCATGCCCTCCACATGCGCGGCGGGGAGGAGCTCAGGACAGGTGGCGGTTCTTCCCGCATTTCCTGAGTCGGGCTGCCGCTTCGGACAGGATGAACCCCGCGAGGACACTGAACACGAGTGAGGCGCCGTTCGTGCGTTGCTGCTCCGCCTGCAGGGCGATGGTGTCCTGGAAGACCCACGAGTATGCCGTTCCTGAGTATTTGTCGCGACACGATGTTTCCGTGGCGCACCAGGAGATCGCTGTTGCGGACACAGACAGGTCGCCAGTGTCCCCTGACAGCAGGCTCCAGCTGATAGGAAAGGCGAACGACGTCTCATACCGAGACGCATAC includes:
- a CDS encoding TetR/AcrR family transcriptional regulator, with the protein product MSEQMRRRLVRSDARHNREHIALIARKAISDDPHVSYNVIAQKAGVGAGTLYRHFPSRTDLLRHVYRDDIAQLRAHAERALMRSGRSDALRNWVLEIGDLVRRVPGLGDVIVADTRGGRTGPMCDEIMLTIDMLLNRHNGNHRPAVQGGVFLLLLSRAWNARDAMGGTAQANRLLETLLGLVSD